From Silene latifolia isolate original U9 population unplaced genomic scaffold, ASM4854445v1 scaffold_75, whole genome shotgun sequence, one genomic window encodes:
- the LOC141640275 gene encoding uncharacterized protein LOC141640275, with the protein MWSQVPDFLVCVQSYWNTYWSSTKMFRVVRKLKSLKRPLKALNQKLFADIDNSAAHAWKTLDAIQDRLKRDPTDGSLINMEKEAAALYKDLQSACHSFYIQKTKATWVNQDSAQTQNAFLSYYKELLGTAAATTLVNHYVVQLGPVCTPDHCETLLAHVTKTEIKNVIFSIPDHKAPGPNGFSSAFFKDSWNIVGEDVCQAILDFFHTGKMLQQINHTFISLIPKMKLTHLMFADDLLFFSKGDTTSIIILLRSFATFSAATGLRMNNLKSNIYFNGVHSSTKSDILQVSSFSEGIFPFKYLGVPISAGKLSIKHCYGLIEKVTERIRGFCCKEAFLFWNYLWDRSTEYLRSPLVSWTKVCVPKKEGGLGIRDSYAWNLAAICKLSNWVYNHPDSLWVKWVHHVYMKGVPWSSYIPKTDVSWSWKVVCRLRDKFAGAFSSTGQWLHNPAGYTTTSGYCWIRQPQPVVLWDKTVWNSWCIPKHSFINWLIAREALLLKDKLLQIGDASDSD; encoded by the exons ATGTGGAGCCAGGTCCCTGATTTTCTTGTTTGTGTACAGTCATATTGGAACACTTACTGGTCTAGCACAAAAATGTTCAGAGTGGTGAGGAAACTCAAGTCACTAAAGAGACCTCTCAAAGCCCTTAATCAGAAGCTTTTTGCAGATATTGATAACAGTGCTGCTCATGCTTGGAAAACTTTAGATGCTATACAAGATAGGTTAAAGAGGGATCCTACAGATGGATCCTTGATTAATATGGAAAAAGAGGCTGCTGCTCTATACAAAGACTTACAGTCTGCCTGTCATAGCTTCTACATTCAAAAGACCAAAGCCACTTGGGTTAACCAGG ATAGTGCTCAAACTCAGAATGCCTTCCTTTCCTATTATAAAGAACTCCTTGGAACAGCAGCTGCCACTACTCTTGTGAATCACTATGTGGTTCAACTTGGCCCAGTATGTACTCCTGATCATTGTGAAACTCTACTGGCTCATGTTACCAAAACTGAAATAAAGAATGTTATATTCTCTATTCCTGACCACAAGGCCCCTGGTCCTAATGGTTTTTCTAGTGCCTTCTTTAAAGATTCTTGGAATATTGTGGGTGAGGATGTTTGTCAGGCTATTTTGGACTTCTTTCACACTGGTAAAATGCTGCAGCAGATTAATCATACCTTTATCAGCTTGATTCCTAAA ATGAAGCTTACTCAccttatgtttgctgatgatctacTATTTTTTAGTAAGGGAGATACTACTTCTATAATAATCTTGCTCAGATCCTTTGCCACCTTCTCTGCTGCTACTGGACTAAGAATGAACAATCTGAAAtctaatatttattttaatggtgTTCATTCCTCCACCAAGTCTGATATTTTGCAAGTGTCTAGTTTCAGTGAAGGGATTTTCCCTTTTAAATACTTGGGTGTACCCATTTCTGCTGGCAAACTGAGCATTAAACATTGCTATGGGTTGATTGAGAAAGTTACTGAGAGAATTAGGGGGTTTTGCTGCAAGGAAGCTTTCTTATTCTG GAATTATCTGTGGGATCGGTCTACTGAATACCTTAGATCCCCCCTGGTGAGCTGGACAAAAGTATGTGTGCCAAAAAAAGAAGGTGGTTTGGGTATCAGGGATAGCTATGCTTGGAATCTTGCTGCAATTTGTAAGCTGTCCAATTGGGTTTACAATCATCCTGATAGTCTCTGGGTTAAGTGGGTACACCATGTTTATATGAAGGGCGTACCTTGGTCTAGCTATATACCTAAAACTGATGTTTCCTGGAGCTGGAAAGTTGTGTGCAGGTTAAGAGATAAGTTTGCTGGTGCTTTCTCCAGTACTGGTCAGTGGCTACATAACCCTGCAGGTTATACAACAACAAGTGGTTATTGCTGGATCAGACAACCTCAACCTGTGGTGCTCTGGGATAAGACTGTTTGGAACTCCTGGTGCATCCCTAAGCATTCCTTTATCAATTGGTTGATTGCTCGAGAAGCTTTGCTGCTTAAAGATAAGTTATTGCAGATTGGAGATGCTTCTGATTCTGACTGA